In the Halictus rubicundus isolate RS-2024b chromosome 12, iyHalRubi1_principal, whole genome shotgun sequence genome, GCCGTCCCATCCGCGCGTGCAAACGCAGAACAGGCAGTTCGGTCGTCTGTATTATTGCGTGGAACTGACGGAAGACCGATCGCTGTCTGTCGACGCGGTGTCCGAAAGCGGTACCGAAGAGGACGCTGGCGGCGGCGAATCGGACGTAACGTAATGTTCCCGAAACATTTTCGTTGGAACGGATGCCTGGAGCGTTggcggtggtggcggtggtTGTGGCGGTGGAGGTGACAAGGCCATATTTATGTTTTCGGGCAGAGGTGGCATAACGTTACTCTGAAAATGTCCGGACATATTGCCGACCGGTTGATAATTTGCGACTACGATCACTTTGCCGCTTCGACTGCGAGCTTTTCCAACTCCAAAGTAACGGCTGCTCGCCCAAATCAATTGTGTAAAATGACCTACAACAATAGAATATCAAACGTATCTGTACGTATGTAcgtatatatttatgtatatttacGTACCGCCATAGCTATAACAACTGTGCCACTTTTCTCGTGAAGTTGGAATGTACCAATATCGCGGGATATTTACCTGCGTTCACGTTGGCATGGAGAATGTCAGGTTCGTTTAGGAAATTGTACTGCTTCACCGCGGAATACCAATAAGATGCAACGTCCTGTCCCGTTACGTCCGTAGGAACTGCGCCACCGGGTCGGCAGTAAAGATTCTGTCCCACCTCCCGATCATTTCTATAATAAAATGTGTTTGTGTGTGCCAAATGATTAGCCCACGTTTGAGCATAACCGCATAACTGCAAATACAGACGAAAATTGGTCAACTCTATGGGTCTTCTCGTAAACTAggttttttcttgtttttgtttTGTGATACGATAGTAACACCTAGTAGTAGTACCTACTAGcaaagccgaaatcgcaaattttttattcttcagtttcttatattgtcatgggaAACCACCCCCTAAATTTTTACTCACattagtcgaacaccctgtacatgtatGTACTATGTACATGCACATGTATGTACATAGTATGTGTGTAccgatatatacagggtgtcccacgtaacagttttcacgagtttttaagtacttgcgataatctgatgTGATCTTGATGTGACTTTTTTACGAAATCGTTGGCGTTCATTGAGTCAAGGTttctgaattgaatgtaattccgagttttaataataaacacaagttattatcgtccattcaagcagattgtcatgacttgttgaaattttcatttcttcgccttcaaggtcatcccaaggtcatggtatactaggtcgttgaattcgtcttgacacgggctataatactgttaagtcaaaaatacaaagtgccatttaaagaaattatggtgaccttgacaatactataaaaaaaatgttttttgaactttttttattgcaatatatagccaatcgaaaactgatcaacttttgttgaaaatatttttgtcagattatcgcaagtagttaaaaattcgtgaaaactgttacgtgggacaccctgtatataatcgGTCGGTGCTCTCGTGGCTTCTTGTCTAATTGTTTAATCGTCTAATTGTCTAAGCGTCTAAGCGTCTAAgctatcgtcgtcgtcgtttctcGTAGCGACTGAATGTCTTCTTACCTGCGGCGACATCGTCAACGGCGGCGCGTTGTGCCTCTGTCGATACACATTGTGCCAGCATAAACATTCCGTAATAAATTCACTGTCTCGCCAGTCAGTCTCCAGATCGTTACTGTCGTGCGCGATACTCATCGGTCTGTTACTCAGGATCTATATAGAGATGTACATGGTACCGATGGAAAAAAGAGCAGGACCAGTAAAAACGTGCCGTTTCGATAAACTAATCGTCTAGGCGTCCGTTTCGTTCTCGAACAGCATCCTACGAATTCGATCTATATATCGTCAAGTTTCGTTCTCTCACCTTTTTCAAAAGCTTCGGTCGATTATCGAGTTGCTCGGTACGATTGTCGTTCAAGACCAGAGAGATAGAGGTCGAGCCGCAAGTATCGGTATTTCCAGTCGCTTTGTACAACTTCGATTGTTCCACTCTTTTTCGAAGATTTTCCAAAGCTTTCGCTTCTTCTCTTTTCCTGGATGGGGGCCAATTAGCGTTCGACGTGTGTATCATACTGATCCCGATGCATGGCGAATCCTGAAAGACaagaaaatatattcaaatGTGCGCAATAACACGAATTTCGATTTCGTATGGTGATTTTTAGCAGTCTGCGAGCCAACCCCCGTCCGTAACCCGCGCGTCCCCCCTCGTCGCTTCCCACTTCAATCTCACCGACGTCTTTGTTGATGCGTGTTCGCATtgttttcttttccttctttttcaCTCGAATCGATGATAAACACGCGATCGTCTCGTCAcacagaaaaataaagaagaaaaaaaaaacaaaataagtGACATAGACCAATGTTTCAGTATGTATCGTATACACATGTACGTCTACGTGTGtgcgtgtatatatatatatttttttaaacgtgaTACACCACCTTCTGATTACCATTGGCAAGATTAAAATCTGCCAGATGAGCCGCCTGACTGAGCAAACGACGACTGGCAGGGCATCGATTACGATTTATTATCTCTTTCTGAATCGCGTATTCAATGAAATAGCTCTCGACTTCCGCGTTATCATTGTGCGAGGATGGCAAGAGTTCTGCAGTCTCTTCCGCAGCTTCAAAAGTGCGATTCACTTCACGCAACTCCATCGTAAAACGATCGGCTTTGTCCTTCTTGATTCTCTTCTAACTGCAACTGCAACTAGCTACTGCGACTACTACTGCGACTGCGGCTGCGACTGCGACTACCTGAAATTCACACTGGAAGTCAGTCTTATCGCAATTGACTCGAATCACCACCGGCCGTCGACTGTCAAGCCGATTGTCACTACCTCGACGATATGCACCCTTCTCGTGTCTATCGCTGGCACAGTTCGCGAAGGCTACGCATTCGCGACGTCCCGTTCAGTCCCGTTCGACCGTCCGTGTTCTCTGCACTCATGCGCCTTTTCAACCACCTATCTGCGCGCTCTGCCCGCTCGGTGTTCGCGTATCCGTCTGTGTAAATGCAATTTTCTCGTAGctgtacatgtacatatatacagtaCACAGAAGAACGTTCTGATCGTATCGCCACGATGCGGCATCGTATACCGCAGTCGGCTGCATTTGGCTGCATTCGACTGCGCTGCGCGCGAACATTACTGTTCGATCAAAGACTTACCAGACTGCTTTCATGATACAATACGACTTCCATTAGCCTTTATTGAAATCTACAAaactaaatattataaatattcataTCATCGCAGAATTGTTCCGAGAAAAGAATCTAGGATGGGAGAcacatttattttaatcttcgtCATTCCGTTGGCAAACACGGCGCTTGATCTCATCGAGTCCGGATTCCATCTGATCGATCACCTTCCTTCTTTTTTCCGGTACTAAAATACATTAAATATTTGAATAGAGTTCACATGACATTTTGCTAGCGGTTCATATTTTCCGACGATTTTAAATCGTGACTGCTTCTCACGTGGTCTCTTGGTATTGAATTTTTTACTCTTAGACCAAGCGTGGGATCTGGGGCTTTTTCGAAAGCTAGGCTCCCTTGACCGGTGATGGGATACTGTGCGGGTTTTTTCGCGCAAGCACGACGATTTTGCAAAACgtttggctaaaatggggtaccTTGGCCACCCCGCATAATTTCACAAAATTTGTTGTGattcgattttgaaaaatgaatgtataacagGTGTATGTCAATCAAATATTGATAGTACCTTACGAAAAATTCGTATCACGCTTGACTCGTTGTGTCGTCTTGGACTATTCTGATACTTTTCCGCTAATAATAGTACCCTACTACTTTCGCCACAATATAAATACGTTACTGCACTGGACGTGCATGCGCGAAAAAAGCCCGCACAATATCCTATCACTGCCCTTGACCCGCCCGCGCGTCTCGCTCCCCGTGACGGTCGTAGTTCTCGAGCACCTCAGGCCAGTACCGTATGAACTGCGGGTGACGCATTAGGGCGACTTGTTGTGAGGCacgcggagtatctgtcacttgatacgtgactgtcgcggccctctatgacgtacgcaacgtacacctctgttggtcgggttgtcgcattttaggcggatttcgaattgttaataactaaaaaatgaagccgaaattacaatttcagcCAAAACTCCATCCAAgcacaaatgattcttgccggttTTTCCCATAAGACGCAATATAAATTCCGGCACAAATCATCTGCTCTCTTCGAACGCTGAAACTggtagcacagacgaggtataggagtagaccaatcaccatatggggtttcgtgtctcacgatctgaaataccgacatcgttaacaacaactagatttcttacgccctctacgctgacgaacgacaaatgttgcaactagatccacgagaagcttagaccatatacctataataaatggaaGGACCCCCGAtcgaaggaataccaattttaggcaaaaaatatcaattttaagaaaaggaacttttgaaaagttccgaagcaaatttcaattagaaatccaggaaaAAAGATGACGATGAAAAACTGTGTTTTTCGGTTAGTAATTcaaaggagcttaccaagaagctgaaggtggaccaggggaaaacaagaaaagcattgaaggcccacCTTGGCTCATCCCGAGCTACcctaaagtaaattctgacacaattcaattgaatacacaagtttttataattagtaagtcttaaattctattatcggaaattataaataagcagccattagctcgatattattctctatttgtaagatactaaaagttcttacgaatagagaataataccgattgcccgggtctcaccacgaggaggttgctgcacgagagacccgaaaggaagccagaaggaattcaatacgcttccttctgactccctttcttacaacgacgctttcgagttttacaaactaaatttcgcagcgtatgtcgagtaattattgcggagaaaaaggtgcgagtcggagaagaagtctccgattcacgggagatgaaaaacgaatcaggcagaaggctctgattctttcaaagagagaaacaaaaccgaaccagagcagaaggctctggatcgagggtgacgcgacgcgtacaatgcttgcaagctatctgccgaccagtacggtatccgacgcttcctcacagagaacgacggccagggacgcctccaccgtacggtagaactaccttccccaactacccgccacgagcaacactggcgcaacaaggcgacgaagAGACTTACGGACGAAGGAtcccctgctcccggcgcgagccacgccaccgttgacatgacttaggcagacattttacgaaagaagggttctacctggcgagtactgctccctgaccatcaaTGCTCtatgcatccacgccgaatatcgcaactggaccggttcaacacttgcaagcaaggtccgacacagccttctgctgtgtcggagttgACAATCGAGTCGAGCAAAGTGAAATTAGGGCAATAGTTACTCGACATATTTACAACGTAATTCTAGCTTATAATTATTACGATGTATTCGTCGATGCGTTGTTTGATGTAGTCTCTTCGTTCGACGACCAAGATGCTCAGCTGTTGGATTTTAGCTGAAACAGACTAACCATAATTAGACACGATGTTGTTGACGTCTTCGTTCGTGGCCGATGTTGTTGACGTCTTTGGACGATGGGTTGTCCTCCGTCGATGACAAAGATGATGACCTGTCGTACTCCAGCTGAAGCAGACAAATCATAATTAGTCATAATTCCGTAGAGGTACAAAAATAGAAGgaaacgatgaaaagaagacgaaacgtTGATATGAAAAAACGGCGGAATACAACtctaaaccccgtacacgagtacggcctacctaacacgcacaagagtgcgaatctaaccagctcacgagagccaacctaacaccagctcacgagagccaagctaaccccgtacatgagtacggcctacctaatatgcacaagagtgcgaatctaaccggctcacgagagcaaacctaagaccagctcacgagagccaagctaacctcgtacacgagtacggcctacctaacatgcacaagagtgcaaatctaaccggctcgaGAGCCAAattaaccccgtacacaagtacggcctaaccgacaagaaactaagaagagtagatgaagtcagaacttcaatctactgagatggcgcttcgggtcgccccgggttcgccaatacccgtactcacccacagcagtgagcccctgagggacctccgttcggaggaatgccaatttaaaaccagatatataaattttagaataagaacttttgaaagatcagaaataaatttcaattggaaagatgaacaattccaatcgaaaataaatcaaacaaaattgggacgcaacaacataatggctagggtcgccccgggttcgccaatacccgtactcacccacggccccatccgtgagtgagccccctgagggacctccgtttggaggaataccaatttaaaaccagatatataaattttagaataagaacttttgaaagttcagtaacaaatttcaattggaaagatgaacaattccaatcgaaaataaatcaaacgaaattgggacgcaacgacataaaggctagggtcatagcaattttaagaaacggaacttttaaaaagttcagaagcaaattttaattagaaatccagaaaaaatgtacgatgtttattgaatgaaaaagtattccgaaacaagaagtgtgtgtttcgattaataattaaaaggagctgccaagaaggcgtaggtgggccaagggtaaacaaggaaagcgcgaaggaaagcaggaaggacccttggcccaccccatgcaggtttaaaataaattcagacacaattcaattagatacacaagtttttattatcagtacgtcttaaattttatttcacaatgttatcgcaaattataaatgagcagctattagctcgatattattctctatttgtaagataatagaagatctaacaaatagagaatattaccgattgcccgggtctcaccacgaggaggttgctgcacgagagacccgaaaggaagccagaaggaattcaatacgcttccttctgactccctttcttaaaacgacgctttcgagttttacaaactaaatttcgcagcgtatgtcgagtaattattgcggagaaaaaggtgcgagtcggagaagaagtctccgattcacgggagatgaaaaacgaatcaggcagaaggctctgattctttcaaagggagaaacaaaaccgaaccagagcagaaggctctggatcgagggtgacgcgacgcgtacaatgcttgcaagctatctgccgaccagtacggtatccgacgcttcctcacagagaacaacggccagggacgcctccaccgtacggtagaactaccttccccaactacccgccacgagcaacacTGGCGCAACAAGGCGACAAAGAGACTTACGGACGAAGGAtcccctgctcccggcgcgagccacgccagcgttgacatgacttaggcagacattttacgaaagaagggttctacctggcgagtactgctccctgaccatcattctctgtgcatccacgccgaatatcgcaactggaccggttcaacacttgcaagcaaggtccgacacagccttctgctgtgtcggagttgacaatcgagtcgagcaaagtgaagttagggCAATAGTTACTCGACATATTTACAACGTAATTCTAGCTTACAATTATTACGATGTATTCGTCGATGCGTTGTTTGATGTAGTCTCTTCGTTCGACGACCAAGATGCTCAGCTGTTGGATTTTAGCTGAAACAGACTAACCATAATTAGACACGATGTTGTTGACGTCTTCGTTCGTGGTCGATGTTGTTGACGTCTTTGGACGATGGGTTGTCCTCCGTCGATGACAAAGATGATGACCTGTCGTACTCCAGCTGAAGCAGACAAATCATAATTAGTCATAATTCCGTAGAGGTACAAAAATAGAAGgaaacgatgaaaagaagacgaaacgtTGATATGAAAAAACGGCGGAATACAACtctaaaccccgtacacgagtacggcctaaccgacaagaaactaagaagagtagatgaagtcagaacttcaatctactgagatggcgcttcgggtcgccccgggttcgccaatacccgtactcacccacagcagtgagcccctgagggaccttcGTTCGGAGGAAtgccaatttaaaaccagatatataaattttagaataagaacttttgaaagatcagaaataaatttcaattggaaagatgaacaattccaatcgaaaataaatcaaacaaaattgggacgcaacaacataatggctagggtcgccccgggttcgccaatacccgtactcacccacggccccatccgtgagtgagccccctgagggacctccgtttggaggaataccaatttaaaaccagatatataaattttagaataagaacttttgaaagttcagtaacaaatttcaattggaaagatgaacaattccaatcgaaaataaatcaaacgaaattgggacgcaacgacataaaggctagggtcatagcaattttaagaaacggaacttttaaaaagttcagaagcaaattttaattagaaatccagaaaaaatgtacgatgtttattgaatgaaaaagtattccgaaacaagaagtgtgtgtttcgattaataattaaaaggagctgccaagaaggcgtaggtgggccaagggtaaacaaggaaagcgcgaaggaaagcaggaaggacccttggcccaccccatgcaggtttaaaataaattcagacacaattcaattagatacacaagtttttattatcagtacgtcttaaattttatttcacaatgttatcgcaaattataaatgagcagctattagctcgatattattctctatttgtaagataatagaagatctaacaaatagagaatattaccgattgcccgggtctcaccacgaggaggttgctgcaggagagacccgaaaggaagccagaaggaatttaatacgcttccttctgactccctttcttacaacgacgctttcgagttttacaaactaaatttcgcagcgtatgtcgagtaattattgcggagaaaaaggtgcgagtcggagaagaagtctccgattcacgggagatgaaaaacgaatcaggcagaaggttctgattctttcaaagagagaaacaaaaccgaaccagagcagaaggctctggatcgagggtgacgcgacgcgtacaatgcttgcaagctatctgccgaccagtacggtatccgacgcttcctcacagagaacgacggccagggacgcctccaccgtacggtagaactaccttccccaactacccgccacgagcaacgctggcgcaacaaggcgacgaagAGACTTACGGACGAAGGAtcccctgctcccggcgcgagccacgccagcgttgacatgacttaggcagacattttacgaaagaagggttctacctggcgagtactgctccctgaccatcaaTGCTCtatgcatccacgccgaatatcgcaactggaccggttcaacacttgcaagcaaggtccgacacagccttctgctgtgtcggagttgacaatcgagtcgagcaaagtcaagttagggcaataattactcgacatatacacaatactaacaaacaagcttaataactaacgcatgaacttaagtcgagcaattattgtgagcaaaaaaaaagaactaagTCTAACAAGTCTCTGAATAatgacagagaaaataaaaatggagcacacggctcagatttacgaaaaaaaaaaaaatgaaagtagcgaaccagagcagaaggctctggttcgagggtgacgctaccaactgcaaatcaacaagcgaaaatAACAAAGTgattctaacacaataattgctcgagaactaatacgaacttataaataatgtgatgtCTTCTTACTATTGGTTGTCTTCGTGCGACGATGATcttgctgaactgttgtgatttaactgaaacagtctaataataattagacacaaaataaaggaacaccgaagtaatcaatgaagaaacgatgaccccgtacacgagtacggcctacctaccacgcacaagagtgcgaatctaaccggctcacgagagccaacctaagaccagctcacgagagccaaactaaccccgcacacgagtgcggcctacctaacatgcacaagagtgcgaatctaaccggctcaagagagccaaactaaccccgtacacaagtacggcctaaccgacaaggaACCaagaagagtagatgaagtcagaacttcaatctactgagatggcgcttcgggtcgccccgggttcgccaatacccgtactcacccacagcagtgagcccctgagggacctccgttcggaggaataccaattttaaatcagataaataaattttaaaagaggaacttttgaaagtccagaaataatttttaattggaaagttgaacaattttaatcaagaataaatatagggaaattaaaacgcaacaacctacaagcttgggtcgccccgggttcgctaatacccgtactcacccacggcccggcccgtgagtgagcccctgaggggcctccgatcggaggaataccaattttatgtcaaaaatataatataatataataaaatttcaaaataccaattttatgtcaaaaatataatataatataatttcatgaaaagaaacttgtgaaaaattccgaagcaaattcgaattaaaaatacagaaataataattgacggcgttcgttgaatcaacacgtattccaaaacagaaaatgtatatttgtgttgttacttaccagctgctgaaagttgaccaaggtgagcggagacggcttccaggaaccgcggGCCGACCGCGAGCCAGCTTAAGGCGGatcagggttgaccagtgatgtccactgcagctctggagaatcCTGGTCCACTCGAGGGTAggcgagggtaggccagggtggtcagggtgggccagggcagctctggagaacctctggtcaactccaaggtccttcgtccttctggtcccggagccctcccgctccctcctgagtgcgcacctcgactgacggactgagcgcggccgccgagatcaggtgcgcggtgcgcggtgcgcaactcccccaccccaaactaacttcgctagatttcaatcgccgcgatagtaattattggtaaatttgttaattctggctgcttaatgtttataacaatttcttttggtaatggtatcaacaagcaatcccttgaccatcttgccatctaattatttagtaaaaataaattatagaactcgagatacagaataacttttaatccatgaatattcgcacgcattaatttattgaacacaattcactggtaaattgattatttctagctggtcaatgtttataacaattctttttgccaactatgtagacaagcactcccttgaccatcttggaatctaattttttagcaaaagTAATTGATAGAACTCAtcatacagaataacttttgaaccatgaatatttgcACCCattaaattacactgtccaacaaaattaaacttttttcgagttttgcaatacctgttgggtgattcttatacactttgtcatcctaaaaccgaatctgaaagtagaattgctccatcacgcaacgttttcgaaaaattttggtttttgtaaaaatgcccgattttgataccaaacgacgtgttacgcaaaaactaaacacgcgagaaagttcaaatttgagtcaagagataaaggggactctcctctacatattcatatagtcaattatatttttatgtacttcctaatagttgtaaatggttgttaaagtttgaaaatatgccgacgcgggtactttgtacgctctatttttgtatttatgtgaaaaatcctttatctagcaggaatttactatacaggaatgcattctacagacatttctggtaaagaaaccattcacgaaaagtatttggttctcTTAATGTACGAGagggatcagaaaatgttaattgacagcgtgtgcgcgacgcgttcgcgccagacggccattgcagccttttcgcgactcgccagggccgtcgctatgcgtagtcgacgttggtaccactcaagtatgtctttgcttactatgcttaatgaaatacatttttttttttgtctttttgggtgccaatcattacaaaagattataaaaatacgagttatattcacatttcattgtggaaatgcttaagaaagaagtatcgaatgcggtttatgacacgagcgactggaatccacctcttttgaggagtttagtacacactgcatgtctagccttcctttaattagttttcgaggcaggtctctggaagttgtggatgcattcgtttgtatggtctggcttgcgactcaatagggattgttagcgtaccataaaactccagatgtgacacagaacacaggtaggtgtgctgggcgctacgtcaccaacgcactaaagggctgaaatgaaggaaacacttttattttttcaatgatcgtcgcaaaaaattgttcttccttgaatatggatggtaccatggtattgggttgtaaaggggtgttaaacagagctgcaatgcagcccataaaaaatgagtagaacggtgaaataaagagtaaactagaatgttttcgagtaaaattattttaaaatagttctaatgtgtttttaaagtcatctagtaaaaatcttatggtgctgaggtggaaaaaatatttattcatgaaagaaaattttttttaattaataataacagtagctaaatatatgaaaaaatttaagatagtgttgatgacaatagctcattattagattaatattcaggttggtcgcttttaaacttcgatatgagatctgtatttgttcgaatttttccgtattttccatttttttccatttaaagtttgcaactacaaacttggaaaaaaaataaaatacgtatcattacaattaatattattcttaatttatattaattagagattttgtacacaagatttacatgttagttacatatttcatatacaacaattaagctgtacgttctaatcctggttaaaaaaataatgtgcgttcagttttatgctaaaagactgaccgggttctgtcccaggaaagactgaccggttctgtgccatgctaaaagactgaccggttctgttccaggaaagactgaccggttctgtgccatgctaagtctgagcagatgtcagcactatatcgggttcgccgaaaacccgggcgtgagcactctcattcctctctgtaaTCGTGGCTGCGTGCACACACACTCGGGGGGAATGTGTAGGgtggatggcgccaccgtcgccattCTCCTAGACCGCGCCGATCACTCGAGTTTCCCTTCTCAGTTCCGCCATACGAACTTCGCTCGAGAGAACGGAAACTCGATCTCTTTTGATCGTTATCTATCGTCGTGATCGGACGCGTTTCAATGTCTGCTCTCTACGTAGTCTTTTTGTATCTTCCGAGATCCCCTCGGACATTGAATAAATCGTGCTTTCTGGTTC is a window encoding:
- the LOC143359621 gene encoding uncharacterized protein LOC143359621 isoform X1: MELREVNRTFEAAEETAELLPSSHNDNAEVESYFIEYAIQKEIINRNRCPASRRLLSQAAHLADFNLANGNQKDSPCIGISMIHTSNANWPPSRKREEAKALENLRKRVEQSKLYKATGNTDTCGSTSISLVLNDNRTEQLDNRPKLLKKILSNRPMSIAHDSNDLETDWRDSEFITECLCWHNVYRQRHNAPPLTMSPQLCGYAQTWANHLAHTNTFYYRNDREVGQNLYCRPGGAVPTDVTGQDVASYWYSAVKQYNFLNEPDILHANVNAGHFTQLIWASSRYFGVGKARSRSGKVIVVANYQPVGNMSGHFQSNVMPPLPENINMALSPPPPQPPPPPPTLQASVPTKMFREHYVTSDSPPPASSSVPLSDTASTDSDRSSVSSTQ
- the LOC143359621 gene encoding uncharacterized protein LOC143359621 isoform X2, with amino-acid sequence MELREVNRTFEAAEETAELLPSSHNDNAEVESYFIEYAIQKEIINRNRCPASRRLLSQAAHLADFNLANGNQKDSPCIGISMIHTSNANWPPSRKREEAKALENLRKRVEQSKLYKATGNTDTCGSTSISLVLNDNRTEQLDNRPKLLKKLCGYAQTWANHLAHTNTFYYRNDREVGQNLYCRPGGAVPTDVTGQDVASYWYSAVKQYNFLNEPDILHANVNAGHFTQLIWASSRYFGVGKARSRSGKVIVVANYQPVGNMSGHFQSNVMPPLPENINMALSPPPPQPPPPPPTLQASVPTKMFREHYVTSDSPPPASSSVPLSDTASTDSDRSSVSSTQ